From a single Tachypleus tridentatus isolate NWPU-2018 chromosome 6, ASM421037v1, whole genome shotgun sequence genomic region:
- the LOC143251725 gene encoding N-acetyltaurine hydrolase-like, producing METSSGKVQTVLGLVEPSALGYTLTHEHLSHCATGKCFQPTTPPGYEKYTDTPYILENLGWIQQYPYSHKENMIFCGSDVQQAVLDDIKLFKLNGGGSIVENTTNGLNRDLDFMQKVSVETGVNIIAGAVVCLNFCCQQSIHPNFKLGLSEVFPMVPEA from the exons ATGGAAACATCAAGTGGAAAAGTGCAAACTG TTCTAGGACTTGTGGAACCAAGCGCATTGGGATATACACTAACACATGAACATCTGTCACATTGTGCCACTGGAAAATGCTTCCAACCTACAACACCACCTGgatatgaaaaatatactgatacccCTTATATCTTGGAGAATTTGGGATGGATACAACAGTATCC ATACAGTCATAAAGAAAACATGATATTCTGTGGTTCTGATGTGCAGCAGGCTGTCTTGGATGATATTAAGTTGTTCAAGCTCAATGGAGGAGGAAGTATCGTTGAGAACACCACAAATGGTTTAAACAGAGACTTGGATTTCATGCAAAAGGTTTCAGTAGAAACTGGTGTCAACATAATTGCTGGAGCTG ttGTTTGCTTGAACTTTTGCTGTCAACAAAGTATTCACCCCAATTTCAAGCTCGGTCTCAGTGAGGTTTTTCCCATGGTTCCCGAGGCATAA